From Rutidosis leptorrhynchoides isolate AG116_Rl617_1_P2 chromosome 3, CSIRO_AGI_Rlap_v1, whole genome shotgun sequence, a single genomic window includes:
- the LOC139901716 gene encoding zinc transporter 3-like, producing MNMKRVIFILLLLSIYICAECTCDKSTDNVDENKSLALKLKLIAIASILVASAIGVCLPLIKSFKPESKIFLAVKFFTAEVILATGFVHVFPDAKESLENPCIGDTFWGDFPLANLVATLAAVAVMMVEKKMKSWFDRSNDGKIMTVYNDDVEKQHGDGDHVHGSHTHAYLGSSEEIELKVNKIWIEESEEEIKRNRIRQA from the exons atgAATATGAAAAGGGTAATTTTCATTCTTTTACTCCTCTCAATTTACATTTGTGCAGAATGCACTTGTGATAAATCAACTGATAATGTGGATGAAAATAAGAGTCTAGCATTGAAGCTCAAACTAATAGCGATAGCTTCGATTCTTGTTGCGAGTGCAATCGGCGTTTGTCTTCctttaataaaatcttttaaacccGAAAGTAAAATATTCTTGGCTGTCAAGTTTTTCACAGCCGAAGTGATTTTAGCAACAGGTTTTGTTCATGTGTTTCCTGATGCAAAAGAAAGTTTAGAGAATCCTTGTATTGGTGACACGTTTTGGGGAGATTTTCCGTTAGCAAATTTAGTAGCAACATTGGCGGCTGTGGCGGTTATGATGGTTGAAAAGAAGATGAAGAGTTGGTTTGATAGATCGAACGATGGAAAAATTATGACCGTCTATAATGACGATGTAGAGAAACAACATGGTGATGGTGATCATGTGCATGGATCGCATACGCATGCATATTTGGGCTCATCGGAGG AGATTGAATTGAAAGTTAACAAAATATGGATCGAAGAAAGCGAGGAGGAAATAAAGAGGAATCGAATTAGACAAGCATGA